The Oceanibaculum indicum P24 genome has a window encoding:
- the ilvN gene encoding acetolactate synthase small subunit — protein MEAIERHTIAVLVDNEPGVLARVIGLFSGRGYNIESLTVSEVDTARGLSRITVVTSGTPMIIQQIKAQLDRLVPVHRVADLTADGEHVERELALIKVANTGEDRIEALRIADTFRARVLDSTLESFTFELTGTAGKLDAFIKLMVALGKVEVSRTGVVAISRGSDIAMGMQRDATADGI, from the coding sequence GGCGTGCTCGCCCGGGTGATCGGCCTGTTCTCCGGCCGCGGCTACAATATCGAGAGCCTCACCGTGTCCGAGGTCGATACGGCGCGTGGCCTGTCGCGCATCACCGTCGTCACCAGCGGCACGCCGATGATCATCCAGCAGATCAAGGCGCAGCTCGACCGGCTGGTGCCGGTCCACCGGGTCGCCGACCTGACGGCGGATGGCGAGCATGTCGAGCGCGAGCTGGCGCTGATCAAGGTCGCCAACACCGGCGAGGACCGCATCGAGGCGCTGCGCATTGCCGACACCTTCCGCGCCCGCGTGCTGGACAGCACGCTGGAGAGCTTCACCTTCGAGCTGACCGGCACCGCCGGCAAGCTTGACGCCTTCATCAAGCTGATGGTGGCGCTGGGCAAGGTGGAGGTGTCGCGCACCGGCGTGGTCGCGATCTCGCGGGGCAGCGACATTGCCATGGGCATGCAGCGCGACGCCACGGCGGACGGAATCTAA